A stretch of Synechococcus sp. MIT S9220 DNA encodes these proteins:
- a CDS encoding cbb3-type cytochrome c oxidase subunit I has translation MTLTNYDPRVLKAPHPVPGAPDNWKRFFSFNTDAKVIGIQYIGLSLLFLLLGGLLAMVMRGELITPPADLVDPSVYNGLYTMHGTVMLFLFLFPVLNGFNNLLIPTMIGAPDMAFPKLNAAAFWLVPVFAVVLLSSFFVPGGPASSGWWSYPPMSIQNPLGHFINGEFLWILAVAISGVSSIMGAVNFVTTIIRMRAPGMGYFRMPVFVWTAWAAQTLQLIGLPALTGGAIMLLFDLSFGTSFFKPEGGGDPVLYQHFFWFYSHPAVYVMVLPVFGIFSELITVYSRKPLFGYKFVALASFIITFLGLIVWVHHMFYTGTPQWMRNLFMITTMLIAVPTGVKVFAWLGTLWGGKIRLTTPMLFVLGGLVNFIFGGITGVMLGTVPIDIHVGNTYFVVAHFHYIIFNTIGFGVFAGIYHWFPKFTGRMYYEGLGKVHFTLTFIGATLNWLPLHWAGLYGMPRRVASYDPEFALWNVIASIGAFMLGVASIPFILNIVSSWARGAKAPANPWRAIGLEWLLPSPPPAENFEDDIPTVISEPYGYGLGKPLVEDEDFYIRRSMEA, from the coding sequence ATGACGCTCACTAATTACGACCCGAGGGTGCTCAAGGCTCCCCACCCCGTTCCAGGAGCTCCGGACAACTGGAAGCGCTTCTTCAGCTTCAATACCGACGCCAAGGTCATCGGCATTCAATACATCGGTCTCTCCCTGCTCTTTTTGCTTCTGGGTGGGTTACTGGCCATGGTCATGCGCGGGGAATTGATCACGCCACCTGCTGATCTAGTCGACCCGAGTGTCTACAACGGTCTCTACACAATGCACGGAACAGTGATGCTGTTCCTGTTTCTGTTTCCGGTTCTGAACGGCTTCAACAACCTGTTAATCCCCACCATGATCGGTGCTCCCGACATGGCTTTTCCCAAGCTCAATGCCGCGGCCTTCTGGCTGGTACCTGTGTTTGCTGTCGTGCTGCTGAGCAGCTTCTTCGTGCCGGGCGGACCAGCTTCATCGGGATGGTGGTCTTATCCACCCATGAGCATTCAGAACCCACTCGGACATTTCATCAATGGTGAATTTCTCTGGATCCTTGCTGTAGCAATTTCGGGGGTGTCTTCGATCATGGGAGCCGTCAATTTCGTCACCACAATCATTCGAATGCGGGCTCCGGGCATGGGATATTTCCGCATGCCGGTGTTTGTGTGGACCGCATGGGCAGCGCAGACCCTTCAGCTGATTGGTCTTCCGGCACTCACCGGTGGAGCCATCATGCTCCTGTTCGATCTCAGTTTCGGGACCAGTTTTTTCAAGCCTGAAGGAGGTGGAGACCCCGTCCTTTACCAGCACTTCTTCTGGTTCTATTCACATCCCGCGGTGTACGTGATGGTGCTTCCCGTGTTCGGCATCTTCTCGGAGCTGATCACGGTGTATTCACGTAAGCCTCTGTTCGGCTACAAGTTCGTAGCGCTGGCCTCCTTCATCATCACCTTCCTGGGACTGATTGTCTGGGTACACCACATGTTCTACACGGGAACTCCTCAGTGGATGCGCAATCTGTTCATGATCACCACAATGCTGATCGCTGTGCCCACTGGTGTCAAAGTGTTCGCCTGGCTGGGAACGCTTTGGGGAGGAAAAATCCGTCTCACCACACCGATGCTGTTTGTGCTGGGAGGCCTGGTGAATTTCATTTTCGGAGGTATTACAGGCGTCATGCTTGGCACGGTTCCGATTGATATCCACGTCGGCAATACTTACTTCGTTGTTGCTCATTTTCATTACATCATCTTCAACACCATTGGATTCGGAGTCTTCGCGGGAATTTACCACTGGTTTCCGAAATTTACCGGTCGCATGTACTACGAGGGATTGGGAAAAGTTCATTTCACTCTCACCTTCATCGGTGCCACGCTCAACTGGCTTCCTCTTCACTGGGCAGGCCTCTACGGCATGCCTCGACGGGTTGCCTCCTATGACCCCGAATTCGCTCTCTGGAATGTGATCGCGAGCATCGGAGCCTTTATGCTTGGAGTGGCTTCTATCCCCTTCATTCTTAACATCGTCAGCTCTTGGGCGAGGGGTGCCAAAGCCCCCGCCAATCCCTGGAGAGCAATCGGCCTGGAGTGGTTACTTCCCTCACCGCCTCCTGCTGAAAATTTCGAAGACGATATTCCCACTGTGATCAGCGAGCCCTATGGCTATGGCCTAGGAAAACCCCTTGTAGAAGACGAAGATTTCTATATCAGACGTTCTATGGAGGCCTAA
- a CDS encoding heme-copper oxidase subunit III, with protein MTSTNAELPLKHVPGHIQHDGHNLTGFIIFLCSESIIFLAFFIGYALLKITSPEWLPDGVEGLETRMPLINTVILVSSSFVAYFAERYLHKENLWGFRAMWLLTMAMGSYFVYGQYVEWSELKFGLGSGVFGGTFYLLTGFHGLHVITGILLMGLMLARSFRPNNYAKGDMGVTAVSLFWHFVDVIWIILYVLIYVWQRTS; from the coding sequence ATGACCAGCACCAATGCTGAATTACCACTGAAGCATGTACCCGGACACATCCAACATGACGGGCACAATCTCACTGGCTTTATCATATTTCTCTGCTCGGAAAGCATCATCTTCCTGGCATTTTTTATCGGCTATGCGCTACTGAAGATTACCAGTCCCGAATGGTTACCTGATGGCGTCGAAGGCCTGGAAACCAGGATGCCTCTCATCAACACGGTCATTCTCGTAAGCTCCAGCTTTGTGGCTTATTTTGCCGAGCGCTATCTCCACAAAGAGAATCTCTGGGGATTCCGGGCCATGTGGTTACTCACGATGGCCATGGGCAGCTACTTCGTCTACGGGCAGTATGTCGAATGGTCGGAGCTGAAATTCGGCCTGGGCAGTGGAGTTTTCGGTGGAACGTTTTATTTACTGACCGGATTTCATGGCCTACATGTAATCACAGGAATTCTACTGATGGGCCTGATGCTGGCGCGCTCCTTCCGCCCAAACAACTATGCCAAAGGTGATATGGGTGTCACCGCAGTGAGCCTGTTCTGGCATTTTGTGGATGTGATCTGGATCATCCTTTATGTCCTGATTTATGTGTGGCAGCGAACCAGCTGA
- a CDS encoding GMC oxidoreductase gives MIIDDRHYDIIIVGSGAGGGTLAGALTRQGRSVLLLERGAAMALSDQNVADVDLLRKDRYHPKDERWFGPDGDPFAPQTSYSLGGNTKIWGAVLERMREQDFGDLPLQEGVSPAWPFDYAHLAPYYDQAETLYRVHGQAHVDPTEPSRRKDFDHAPRPVVPFLEQLREGLQRHGCKPYDLPLSWSESEEDPSGDAQLFGLDNAEQSKLDIRTMAKVLRLHVNPSGREVKRVETDVDGEIWLFSSDLVVLAAGAINTPVILLRSGSERHPRGLSNKSDQVGRNLMNIQLTSILQRSAEANSGRYARSLGINDYYWGDKNVNFPLGHIQSAGGVLQDALFAESPPVLSLISKLIPDFGLERLASRSVAWWAMTEVLPDAENKVWLNKEQIRINYLHNNLEAHDRLVYRWIDTLKSVEADPVTKVVTSEPVHPRGEAPLSVVGYACGTCRMGEDPIASVVDADGKCHDLENVYIADNSVFPSCPSVGPGLTTIAMALRMAETLHQRLQH, from the coding sequence ATGATCATCGACGACCGCCATTACGACATCATCATCGTCGGAAGTGGTGCAGGCGGAGGAACTCTTGCAGGAGCGCTCACTCGCCAGGGCAGAAGCGTTCTGTTGTTGGAGCGGGGTGCAGCGATGGCACTCAGTGATCAGAACGTGGCCGATGTGGATCTACTGCGCAAGGATCGCTATCACCCCAAAGATGAACGATGGTTCGGTCCTGACGGAGACCCGTTTGCTCCTCAGACGTCCTACAGCCTCGGTGGCAACACCAAGATCTGGGGAGCCGTGCTGGAACGCATGCGCGAGCAAGATTTCGGTGACCTGCCGCTCCAAGAGGGTGTGTCACCGGCCTGGCCTTTCGATTACGCCCATCTAGCGCCCTATTACGACCAAGCCGAGACGCTCTACCGGGTTCACGGTCAAGCCCATGTTGACCCGACAGAGCCTTCACGTCGCAAGGACTTCGATCATGCACCGCGGCCGGTCGTGCCCTTCCTTGAACAGCTTCGCGAAGGACTTCAACGCCATGGCTGCAAGCCGTATGACCTACCGCTCAGCTGGTCTGAAAGCGAGGAGGATCCCAGTGGTGACGCCCAACTCTTCGGCCTGGACAATGCCGAGCAAAGCAAGCTGGACATCCGAACGATGGCCAAGGTCCTGCGGTTGCACGTGAACCCGAGCGGACGAGAGGTGAAGAGAGTTGAGACCGATGTGGACGGCGAGATCTGGCTGTTCTCGTCTGATCTGGTCGTCCTGGCGGCCGGTGCGATTAACACTCCGGTCATCCTGCTGCGGTCCGGCAGTGAACGGCATCCCCGTGGTCTCAGCAACAAGTCCGACCAGGTGGGCCGAAACCTGATGAATATTCAGCTCACCTCAATCCTGCAGCGTTCCGCAGAAGCCAACAGCGGTCGCTACGCCCGCTCCTTGGGCATTAACGACTACTACTGGGGAGACAAAAATGTGAATTTCCCCCTTGGGCACATTCAGTCGGCAGGCGGTGTTCTGCAGGACGCACTCTTTGCGGAGTCACCGCCAGTATTGTCGCTGATCAGCAAATTAATTCCTGATTTCGGCCTCGAGCGACTGGCATCGCGATCAGTGGCCTGGTGGGCCATGACCGAAGTGCTTCCCGATGCGGAAAACAAGGTATGGCTCAACAAGGAACAGATCCGCATCAATTATCTCCACAACAATTTGGAGGCTCACGACCGACTTGTTTATCGCTGGATCGACACGCTCAAAAGTGTGGAGGCCGATCCGGTCACCAAGGTGGTGACCTCAGAGCCCGTACATCCCCGTGGTGAAGCACCTCTCAGTGTGGTGGGCTACGCCTGCGGGACCTGTCGCATGGGTGAGGATCCCATCGCATCCGTTGTGGACGCAGATGGCAAGTGCCATGACCTAGAGAACGTCTATATCGCCGACAACAGTGTGTTCCCAAGCTGCCCCAGTGTGGGGCCCGGCCTCACCACAATCGCTATGGCATTGCGCATGGCCGAGACACTGCACCAACGGCTTCAGCACTGA
- the gorA gene encoding glutathione-disulfide reductase translates to MDQSFDLVVLGAGSGGLAAAKRAARHGARVAIVEGDRVGGTCVIRGCVPKKLLVYGSQMAEQMEEASSYGVHPSEVRIDSAQLLANVRAEVDRLNAMHIEFLAKAGVTLIQGWGRFEDDHHILVSTDPGGDPQHRLQAERVLIGVGGRPQRPDIQGVELGWVSDDMFLLERFPERMVVVGAGFIACEFAGILSGLGVEVTQLVRREYLLRGFDAELAGVVQEGMAEKGVNLQFTTSPESIEGTPGDLVVRTDRGDRIACGGVLLATGRRPFLKGLNLDAAGVSTQGNRIPVDADQRTNVSHVFAVGDVTDRICLTPVAIDEGRAFADSIFGGRPRQVDHELVASAVFSQPELATVGLSEENAIAQYGADGVVIHRARFRSMAQALPKRGPRCLLKLVIEAETERVLGCHMVGEHAAEIIQMAAIAVGMGATKSDFDRTMALHPTVSEEFVTMG, encoded by the coding sequence GTGGATCAGTCGTTTGATCTTGTGGTGCTTGGTGCTGGTTCCGGTGGCTTGGCGGCTGCCAAGCGGGCGGCACGTCATGGTGCTCGCGTGGCCATCGTGGAGGGTGACCGCGTTGGTGGCACCTGTGTGATCAGGGGCTGTGTCCCCAAGAAATTGCTGGTGTATGGATCCCAGATGGCGGAGCAGATGGAGGAGGCCTCCAGTTATGGCGTCCATCCTTCTGAGGTCCGGATTGATTCAGCACAGTTGCTGGCCAATGTGCGTGCTGAGGTGGATCGCCTCAATGCCATGCACATTGAATTTCTGGCGAAGGCCGGAGTCACCCTGATCCAAGGCTGGGGCCGGTTCGAGGACGACCATCACATCCTTGTCTCGACGGATCCCGGTGGTGACCCGCAGCACCGCCTGCAGGCTGAGAGGGTGCTTATCGGTGTCGGTGGTCGCCCTCAGCGACCTGATATTCAGGGAGTCGAGCTGGGCTGGGTCAGCGACGACATGTTTCTGTTGGAACGTTTCCCTGAGCGGATGGTTGTGGTGGGTGCTGGCTTCATCGCCTGCGAATTCGCCGGCATCCTCAGCGGTCTTGGTGTTGAAGTCACCCAGCTTGTGCGGCGTGAGTATCTGCTGCGGGGCTTCGACGCCGAACTGGCTGGAGTGGTTCAAGAAGGTATGGCGGAGAAGGGCGTGAATCTTCAGTTCACAACAAGTCCTGAAAGTATTGAGGGAACGCCGGGAGATCTCGTGGTGCGCACGGATCGTGGAGATCGCATCGCCTGTGGCGGGGTGCTGCTTGCCACAGGACGCCGGCCTTTCCTGAAGGGACTCAATCTTGATGCAGCGGGCGTCTCGACTCAGGGGAATCGCATTCCTGTCGATGCTGATCAGCGCACCAACGTCTCCCATGTGTTCGCCGTCGGTGATGTGACTGATCGCATCTGCCTCACGCCAGTCGCGATTGATGAGGGTCGCGCCTTCGCTGACAGCATTTTTGGAGGCCGTCCGCGTCAGGTGGACCATGAGCTGGTGGCCAGTGCCGTGTTCAGTCAGCCTGAGCTGGCAACGGTGGGATTGTCGGAAGAAAACGCCATCGCTCAGTACGGCGCCGATGGCGTCGTGATTCACAGAGCCCGGTTCCGTTCCATGGCGCAGGCACTGCCGAAGCGCGGCCCCCGCTGCCTACTCAAGCTTGTGATTGAAGCGGAAACCGAGCGAGTGCTGGGTTGCCATATGGTTGGTGAGCATGCCGCTGAGATCATTCAGATGGCAGCGATCGCGGTTGGGATGGGAGCGACCAAGTCCGACTTTGACCGCACGATGGCTCTGCATCCCACGGTGTCGGAAGAGTTCGTGACTATGGGCTAA